The Sagittula sp. P11 genome window below encodes:
- a CDS encoding transglycosylase domain-containing protein, whose translation MSSTRKPGRLVADRRYGGQSTRQTAKSKTAAAGKTTAKKTPTKRRRAPRQRRGGLAGLITGFFGWIFRLVFKITASVAVLVALMIGAWVLYVESTLPEVETLLDGRARGSVTLLDRDGAVFALRGDQFGGVVTAESVSPHLKNAVVATEDKRFYRHFGVSPRGIASAVRINLSEGRGALQGHGGSTITQQTAKLLCLGKVYDPKVWKSEADYVADCRQSSLERKANEAIFAMAMEVKYTKNEILSIYLNRAYMGGGAYGAEAASQRYFGKHAAQLNPAEGAMLAGLLTAPSTLAPTSNLERSQARAATVLRLMADQGYITEEEMRQYQNNPATLGSGANTMGGGYFADWVMQSGPEFFTQDTTEDVVISTTLDPRIQRATEDAVRQIFSEKVKDGSKAQVAVVVMSADGAVRSMVGGRDVDATGLFNRAFQAVRQTGSAFKPFVYATALELGYSPLDTVVDERWCVDMPGGQKDYCPDNYSRNFHGRVTLAEALARSLNVPAVKVSESVGRDLVMRVARDFGLYRDLTDTPSLALGASEATLLEMTGAYAGILNGGSSVTPYGLQELRLKGDTEALMGTGGGIGERVVQESAARQLTWMMQKVVDEGTGTRARLDGWEAAGKTGTSQEARDAWFVGFTADYVAGVWMGYDDNTPLSGVTGSGLPAEIWHEVMARVHDGLPPKPLPVQAPVAPAPPPEPEPQPVPQQAPEVAVPRGGGTTREVPKSVLEQVLRDILGGGNR comes from the coding sequence ATGAGTTCCACGCGAAAGCCCGGACGGCTGGTGGCGGACCGCAGGTATGGCGGACAATCGACCCGCCAGACCGCGAAATCCAAGACCGCGGCAGCGGGCAAGACCACGGCCAAGAAAACCCCGACGAAGCGGCGCCGCGCGCCCAGGCAGCGGCGCGGCGGGTTAGCCGGGCTGATCACCGGGTTCTTCGGCTGGATCTTCCGGCTGGTGTTCAAGATCACCGCCTCGGTGGCGGTCCTCGTGGCGCTGATGATCGGCGCCTGGGTGCTCTACGTCGAATCGACCCTGCCGGAGGTGGAGACGCTGCTCGACGGGCGTGCCCGCGGCTCGGTCACGCTGCTCGACCGCGACGGCGCAGTGTTTGCGCTGCGCGGCGACCAGTTCGGCGGCGTGGTCACCGCCGAAAGCGTCAGCCCGCACCTCAAGAACGCCGTGGTCGCCACGGAGGACAAGCGCTTCTACCGCCACTTCGGCGTCAGCCCGCGGGGCATCGCCTCGGCGGTGCGGATCAACCTCAGCGAAGGCCGGGGCGCGCTGCAGGGGCACGGCGGCTCCACCATCACGCAGCAGACCGCGAAACTCCTCTGCCTTGGCAAGGTCTACGATCCCAAGGTCTGGAAGTCGGAGGCCGATTACGTCGCCGACTGCCGCCAGTCCTCGCTGGAGCGCAAGGCCAACGAGGCGATCTTCGCCATGGCGATGGAGGTGAAGTACACCAAGAACGAGATCCTCTCGATCTACCTCAACCGCGCCTACATGGGCGGCGGCGCCTACGGGGCAGAGGCCGCCTCGCAACGCTACTTCGGCAAGCACGCGGCGCAGCTGAACCCGGCCGAGGGCGCGATGCTGGCGGGGTTGCTGACCGCCCCCTCGACGCTGGCGCCGACCTCGAACCTCGAACGCAGCCAGGCCCGCGCGGCCACGGTGCTGCGGCTGATGGCCGATCAGGGCTACATCACCGAGGAGGAGATGCGCCAGTACCAGAACAACCCGGCGACGCTGGGCAGCGGCGCGAACACCATGGGCGGCGGCTATTTCGCCGACTGGGTGATGCAGTCCGGGCCGGAGTTCTTCACGCAGGACACGACAGAGGACGTGGTGATCTCGACCACGCTCGACCCGCGCATCCAGCGCGCCACCGAGGACGCGGTGCGGCAGATCTTCTCCGAGAAGGTGAAGGACGGCTCCAAGGCGCAGGTGGCCGTGGTGGTGATGAGCGCCGACGGCGCGGTGCGCTCGATGGTCGGCGGGCGTGACGTGGACGCCACGGGCCTGTTCAACCGGGCCTTCCAGGCGGTGCGGCAGACCGGCTCTGCCTTCAAGCCCTTCGTCTATGCGACGGCGCTGGAACTCGGGTACTCGCCGCTCGACACGGTGGTGGACGAACGCTGGTGCGTGGACATGCCGGGCGGGCAGAAGGACTACTGCCCGGACAACTACAGCCGCAACTTCCACGGCCGGGTGACGCTGGCAGAGGCGCTGGCGCGCTCGCTGAACGTGCCGGCGGTGAAGGTCTCCGAATCGGTGGGGCGCGACCTGGTGATGCGCGTGGCGCGCGACTTCGGCCTCTACCGCGACCTGACGGACACGCCGTCGCTGGCGCTTGGCGCGTCTGAGGCGACGCTTCTGGAGATGACCGGCGCCTACGCGGGCATCCTGAACGGCGGCTCCTCGGTGACGCCCTACGGACTGCAGGAACTGCGCCTGAAAGGCGACACGGAGGCGCTGATGGGCACCGGCGGCGGCATCGGCGAACGCGTGGTGCAGGAAAGCGCCGCGCGGCAGCTTACGTGGATGATGCAGAAGGTGGTCGACGAAGGCACCGGCACGCGGGCGCGGCTCGACGGCTGGGAGGCGGCGGGCAAGACCGGCACCAGCCAGGAGGCGCGCGACGCCTGGTTCGTGGGGTTCACCGCGGACTACGTGGCCGGGGTCTGGATGGGCTACGACGACAACACGCCGCTCTCCGGCGTGACAGGCAGCGGCCTGCCCGCCGAGATCTGGCACGAGGTGATGGCACGGGTCCACGACGGCCTGCCCCCGAAACCCCTGCCGGTGCAGGCACCCGTGGCCCCCGCCCCGCCGCCGGAACCGGAACCGCAGCCCGTGCCGCAACAGGCCCCCGAGGTCGCGGTCCCCCGCGGCGGCGGCACCACCCGCGAGGTCCCCAAGAGCGTATTGGAACAGGTTCTCCGCGACATCCTCGGCGGCGGCAACCGCTGA
- a CDS encoding phospholipid-binding protein MlaC, translated as MDTMYTRRTVLALGGASLLALALPMPALALTEGQARGLIDGLVGEINSVIASGKSERAMYTDFERIFRTYGDIPYIAAYALGNDGRTATAAQKKAFSDAFTGYISRKYGKRFREFIGGRLEVQSVKAVKNYYEVQTTAFLRGTSPFTVSFHVSDRTGRPLLFNLFIEGVNMLLTERTEVGAMLDRRRGNIDALIQDLRTAS; from the coding sequence ATGGACACGATGTACACCAGACGCACGGTACTCGCCCTCGGCGGCGCAAGCCTCCTCGCGCTGGCCCTCCCGATGCCCGCCCTCGCGCTGACCGAAGGTCAGGCCCGCGGCCTGATTGACGGCCTCGTCGGCGAAATCAACAGCGTCATCGCCAGCGGCAAGTCCGAACGCGCGATGTACACCGACTTCGAACGCATCTTCCGCACCTACGGCGACATTCCCTACATCGCCGCCTACGCGCTCGGCAACGACGGGCGCACCGCCACGGCCGCGCAAAAGAAGGCCTTCTCGGACGCCTTCACCGGATACATCTCGCGCAAGTACGGCAAGCGCTTCCGTGAATTCATCGGCGGCCGGCTGGAAGTGCAGTCGGTCAAGGCGGTGAAGAACTACTACGAGGTGCAGACCACCGCCTTCCTGCGCGGCACGAGCCCCTTCACCGTCTCGTTCCACGTCTCCGACCGCACCGGCCGCCCGCTGCTGTTCAACCTGTTCATCGAAGGGGTGAACATGCTCCTGACCGAACGCACCGAGGTGGGCGCCATGCTGGACCGCCGCCGCGGCAACATCGACGCGCTGATCCAGGACCTCAGGACGGCCTCCTGA
- a CDS encoding VacJ family lipoprotein produces the protein MLRTRAVFALIVAASLAACSVPGPGQAPDGVWDPYEAQNRRVHAFNRKVDERVLRGTGAGLADGIPAGSRQAVAQFADTVGTPQTVLNQLLQLRLWRATKNTLRFTMNATLGLGILDPAAEIGLVSDESDFGETLAVWGLPEGAYLELPLVGPSTERDAVGAAVDLVTNPLSYALDSPERYIGTLANAADTVITRGEFGETVDSVLYDSADSYAQARLMYLQNRRFELGEDAPGAADIDPMALDTTGF, from the coding sequence ATGCTCAGGACTCGTGCGGTTTTCGCACTCATCGTGGCGGCGTCTCTGGCGGCCTGTTCGGTCCCCGGCCCGGGACAGGCGCCGGATGGCGTGTGGGATCCCTACGAGGCCCAGAACCGCCGCGTGCACGCCTTCAACCGCAAGGTAGACGAACGGGTGCTGCGCGGCACCGGCGCGGGCCTGGCCGACGGCATCCCCGCAGGCAGCCGGCAGGCGGTGGCGCAGTTCGCCGACACCGTCGGCACGCCGCAGACCGTCCTGAACCAGCTTCTGCAGCTGCGCCTGTGGCGCGCGACGAAGAACACGCTGCGCTTCACCATGAACGCGACGCTGGGGCTCGGCATCCTCGACCCGGCCGCCGAGATCGGCCTCGTGTCGGACGAAAGCGACTTCGGCGAGACGCTGGCCGTCTGGGGCCTGCCCGAGGGCGCCTACCTCGAACTGCCGCTGGTCGGCCCCTCGACCGAGCGTGACGCCGTGGGCGCCGCCGTGGACCTCGTGACCAACCCGCTGAGCTACGCGCTCGACTCGCCCGAGAGATACATCGGCACCCTCGCGAATGCAGCCGACACCGTCATCACCCGCGGCGAATTCGGCGAGACCGTCGATTCGGTGCTCTACGACAGCGCCGACAGCTACGCCCAGGCGCGGCTCATGTACCTGCAGAACCGCCGGTTCGAACTGGGCGAAGACGCCCCGGGCGCCGCCGACATCGACCCGATGGCGCTCGACACCACCGGTTTCTGA